The DNA window AATTTAAATTCTGATAATCTGGCTAAATCATTCTCGGGTTTAAACCCTCTGATGGAGAATCTAGGTCAATCTGCTGGCGAACTCTCAAGAGTATTTCTTGATTTTGCAAACAAAATAGGTTTAAACGTTGGGAAAGGGCAAACGTTGTCAGATGCGGTTTATAATACCGTGGTTGATAGTAGTGCGAATAGTGCCGCTGACTGGATACAAAATATGATTGGATTTGATCCTCGCAGTGTAGGGCGTTTTTTTGGTTCTGAATCCTCGTATGCAAATCAGGTACAAAGTGGAACGTTAATGAATCAGATGATGCCTACTACGCCATCTATGCAGTATCAACCTGTTATCCCGGATTTAAAGGCTGATTTTAACCTGACAGTGAATCCATCTCCTGAATTTGGCAATCTGATTGATGCACGTGCTGACCAAAGAATTGAGTGGGCATTTGATGATCAGAACTTCCAAATTAATCAAAGTATTCTTGGTCAATAAATAAAAGGGGCTGCCTGTATACAGGTTAGCTTTGCTAATCCACAAAGTGGACAAGGGGCTTAATGCCCCTTTTCTATTTCTGGATATGACACAAGCTCTATTATTTGTTTTAATTCCTTCATTAATGGCCCTGCGCTATACGTCTTAAATGCCTCTGTTTTAGCTTTCTTCTCAATTTGGCCTGTGATAGTGCCGATTCTCGTTTCTTCTACCCCGTTCCTGTCCAGACACGTTATAAAATGTCCTCTAAGGCTATGATAACATTGACGATTTGTAGCCTCTGGGATCATCTTGTCTCTCAGTCTGGTGAATGCCTGGGAGTAATACGGGCCTTTCTTACCGTCTGCACGTTGAATTCTGTTAGCAGTTGGTAGGAGATACTCACCAGATTTTAAGGAGAGCCACTTCTCAACGATGGGCAGCACCATAGAATGTATGGGAACACACCTAATACCCGCTTTCGTCTTTGACTTTGTTACGCTGAACACTCTGATCCCGTCTATCTCTAAAATGTCATCCCGCTTTAAGGATGCTATTTCGTCAAGCCTCATTCCACTGTATAGCCCAATCAGGATCACGCCTTGTAATTCCTCCTCTGCATTCTCTACAAGCGTTACGAGCTGTTTTGTGGTGAATGGCTGGTAACTCTCTATCGTGCGCCGTGCTTCTAGGTTATGACCGTGAAAAGGGTTGTCCGGTGGAATATCGTCGTGCACCCTCCTGGCAAACTCATAAAGGCTTCCCAGACAAGTTAGCCAGTTTTGAACGGTTTGATCGGCTTTCTTCTCGATATGCCGCATAGCAAACAGAGCCACCTGTGATCGCCTGATCTTTGTGATTTTGATATCTGCACACTCAAGATGTTTTAGGAATACCTCAACGCTTCTCGCT is part of the Klebsiella quasipneumoniae subsp. quasipneumoniae genome and encodes:
- a CDS encoding tyrosine-type recombinase/integrase, with protein sequence MSIKSQSYLYPTPEGVWMFQIFVPKYMRHIFGGKKLYRKSTGTKDLATAKHFRNHMLIEWKALKAQYCPDTEERRINNAILELRAQTVMKSPLQAIPTLIEIRDRYADQYKDRRSFSTLAKSARSVEVFLKHLECADIKITKIRRSQVALFAMRHIEKKADQTVQNWLTCLGSLYEFARRVHDDIPPDNPFHGHNLEARRTIESYQPFTTKQLVTLVENAEEELQGVILIGLYSGMRLDEIASLKRDDILEIDGIRVFSVTKSKTKAGIRCVPIHSMVLPIVEKWLSLKSGEYLLPTANRIQRADGKKGPYYSQAFTRLRDKMIPEATNRQCYHSLRGHFITCLDRNGVEETRIGTITGQIEKKAKTEAFKTYSAGPLMKELKQIIELVSYPEIEKGH